One Pectinophora gossypiella chromosome 10, ilPecGoss1.1, whole genome shotgun sequence genomic window, tgaaagagaaagaaaatagtttAAATGAAAGCTGATattacaatcaaacaaatatAGACTATAGTTTCGCTGTTGTAAGGTCCGAGCGACCGTGCGCCTCGTGGTTAACAGCACACtgtaccgtaacgaatactgaagggaatgtTTCAGCTCAATTAAGTTAGTATCGCAAAagaatgaaattgaaaataaaaaaaacaaagacattaaatttgcgatagaaaatttcacttgaaattaactcagaatcgtgagctcagccatctccctcagtattcgttacggtgtcgtaCACCGTGTATGAGTCGTGCGCACCGGCGCTGGCGAGGTACTGGCCGCAGGGCGCGAAGGCGAGCGCGCGCAGCACGGCGCGGTGTCCGCACAGCACGCGCACGAGACGCGCCTCCGACACCGTCCACAGCCGCACGCTGCGGTCTGCGCCGCCCGTCGCCAGGTACGCCTCGTTCGGGTGGAACTTCACACACTGTTAACACagtatatttatacaaatatcaATATAGATATGTGTATTATTTGTGCCCTTACTCAAAACAAGTGTTCTAataaggggccgtccattaatcccccccttttttttttggcatttttaatCCCCCCCTCTCCCTTGGTGAGGTTTAAgactacccccccccccccatcctatatcacgtgtattttttagtacctaccaaaataattgcacgaaacgcgGCTTTTCGcttcagtatcgcgcgtttgccgaaaaaatatatactcgtgatatattaataattattaatacctcccttatgatatttcgtgacttttttcatggacccctcccCCCCTCTTGAGCCTCGCATGATAAATGGACGGCCCCTAAGTCTGTACTATTAGGGCATTCGCGATATTCTGTCTTCAAACTTCATGAAAAAATTAAGATTTAATCTGTGGGAAAAGCCTtcagtaatattatttacaataatctcaaataaaaaatctttattgaaTTGGTACTTCTCTTAGAATCACAGTCAACCCATCATCAATAACCAAAGAAAGTGTCTGGCCGCTCAATGATAACTTATGATGAGGTTGATCATTGCTCTCCTAACCCTCACCCGAGAGAAGAATACTCGAGTCAAGTGAGTTAAAACGTTCTCTAGcagtaaaaaaaagaacatataTCATCAATATTTACCGTTACATCAGACATGTGTCCAACAAACACTCTGACGGGGAAGGTTCTATCCAAGGACCATAGCTTGGCTGTTCTGTCCTGAGACCCCGTCACTATGAAGAGACCACTCGCCGCTATATCCATGCACCAAATTGGGTAATTATGGCCCCTGAAAAGACAATTAAACTTCAgttaaatgtctttaaaaatCATGTAGTTATAGGGGTTTTAACGCTGTAAAATAACAAGGCAGAAATACTATGGTGTATTGTAAATGTAAATGTCTGTTTAGCAgcttaatacataaaatgaacaTCGCATTACGAAGCAAAAGTAGCACAACCCACCTCTTCCTTTCTTCCCCATATGTTTCTGCGATTTTCAGGCGCCCATTTGTgagtttaatttttaaatttcactACCAACTGTTTTATTCTTTCGGGGGGATTGGTCGGAGTTCGTACGTGACCGGCTAAAGTGGAAGGATCAAGGGGTCTTTGCCATGCAGTGGGATCAGTTAGGCTaaacaaaatatgaataaaGTTCTTGTACCTGTATATAGAAGCACAAGAGTAGTCAGCAAGCCTCCAGGCCCGCATGGAGCTGTCGTGTGACGCTGACAGGACTATCTGTTCCTTGGACAGCACACTGACGGCTTGGACCGGCCCTGAGTGTCCGCGGAGAGGTATACCAGTGCCTATTTGTCTGTAAAAATAAACTAGTAAGTATTGCTGTGATTTTCCCACTTGTTTCTCAAACGTGGAGTGTCGATTATACCCTCGGTGTCGGAATTGCATCAATgactttattcatttattttaaggccgattttcactaacacagttggctatcgaccattttcactaacacagttggctatgGAGGGCGATACGGcacaccatctatcacgttggtttaaaaGCTCGGCGAAGCGTGAATACTTAATTCATCGTTGTAATTATAGTCCTAaggttatgttgtgttatagcAATGATCAATAAGCAGTccttaaaattaattgaatgattTCTACTAGGAGTACTAGAGCATTTAAGTACCAACCAAATTCAATTCTTGCTGAATTTTTTGTGTGATCACAAAAGCCAGTCTCACGTTTGAAGAAAATACAGAATAGGACAGGAATAAAATCtcgaaaatcgaaaaaaaaaaaaccattaaccaaccaaccaaccattTTTGGTCGAaaattttatagttatttagGTTTGTCCTCTTGCAAGATGTTGGAGCAAGAGCACAACAACCGGATAACACTTGAGTTGGTAACGGGTCTGATAGTGGCCTTAAAAGCAAAAAAGTAGGTAAAGTAAAATATCTTACAAAGTATTGTCCGCCGGTGTCTCTGGTTCAGGCGGCACATAGCACGCCAGCTCAATCTCGGAAATGTTCCTGTTTGCGCGTCGCTTCACGTTGTTCTGACCAAGGTCCCAGAGCCGAATCTCCGAGTTGCTGAACCCACCACAAAGAACATTGCAGTAAGGGTCTGTTTTTGCACACACCAGACTGGaagaaaataatagaaaatcCTTTATATAGACTAACAAAATATGTTGAAAAAGATTGAAGTAAATTTTTTATATGTCCTtgaaaaaaagtataataccTAGTCAACATTGCTAAATTACTTATGTTAGGTTATATTACCCATGCCATGGTGAGTGTGTAAATGAAGGTTTTAATTTATAGAACAACTGAAGAGTGACTTACTATGTGTCTGGTGCAGCTACTTTATATAACTTGAGGGGTGCCATGGAGTCCCTGACTCCTTTGATAGCATCCTGCAGGTCCTGGAGCTCCTTGTCCACACTTTGGTATTCAGCATGTCCGTTACATTTCGAGAAAATATCTAAAACCAATAGTACAACTGCAGCTTGTTATCTAGCCtacttgatcccactgctgggcaaaggcctctcttcgtTCCTGCACTCTTTTGATACATATATACACCAGATCACGCCTagttcccgttggggtaggcagagactacagCATTCCACTTACTGTGATCCTTGACACACCACTTTTCGCTTtgtccactctcatcaaagacttcactCTTTTGGACTCTGCAATATCCAGCCAATCCCTCAGATAAGCATTGAAGTCATCACAGGCTTTAGTAGTCTAAAGCTACATAATTCAATTATAGTATGACTTAATGAATCTGCATAATGGATATAtgcacaaaatatatttttattgtcgaaaatACCTCATCTTGTTTGTAAAATTACCAAAcatatgtaaatataaataaaagtactaTAAAGCTAACCATTTAACTCCAAATTTCGTTCTCTAGAATTCGTTCCTGTtacatttatttcttcttccATATTAATATGATCTTCGTCATCTtcctgaaaaaataatataagctaAGTTTTAAATAATGTTCAGACGTAAGTTTCAAGATGCAATCTTCTTCtaccatgtgggttgtgaggtgaattaccaacctcatcaactctggtgtcagggttattaggtgtgtgggttattattgagccgccaaaggcccctgacatggtgaAGAtgcaatgaaaaataaaataataatttactctGCAAGGTCTCCTGGAAAACTACAGACATTTCCAGAATTTCCCTCTTTGTAAGCTGAACCTTTCAGTTATCCAGCTGCTTTAGCTTATGtctaatctaaaaattaaaaaagggtataaaatattcacttacCGAGTCCTTTTTATTAGTGTCATTGTTGATGTCTATATGAAACCAAGTCTGTAGTACTTGTATTAACAGCACATGTCCATGTTTGGCTAAATATGCCTTGAGCATGTTGAGGGCATCTTGTGATAAGTAAATATCAAATTTACAAGACCTGTAAGATAATATCATATTAAATTC contains:
- the LOC126370053 gene encoding TAF5-like RNA polymerase II p300/CBP-associated factor-associated factor 65 kDa subunit 5L, producing MSLMKKTRNDAVKAAVASYLERRNYPDVEIFSNNNSLNRSAEQMAVATIVQCEASRANSILFSCINNDPSQYDVQYTRLVTFIKEIKIEKLKNELLGLLSPLLCHLYLEMLRGGHGGPAQMFLKRHSATLPQKDLSYHQPIDGNLPSALYRPNSLEQLFNSLQNGTIDNETPEKDYMNQILDDIGSIYTLQDVESRPSIAAFRSCKFDIYLSQDALNMLKAYLAKHGHVLLIQVLQTWFHIDINNDTNKKDSEDDEDHINMEEEINVTGTNSRERNLELNDIFSKCNGHAEYQSVDKELQDLQDAIKGVRDSMAPLKLYKVAAPDTYLVCAKTDPYCNVLCGGFSNSEIRLWDLGQNNVKRRANRNISEIELACYVPPEPETPADNTLQIGTGIPLRGHSGPVQAVSVLSKEQIVLSASHDSSMRAWRLADYSCASIYRGHNYPIWCMDIAASGLFIVTGSQDRTAKLWSLDRTFPVRVFVGHMSDVTCVKFHPNEAYLATGGADRSVRLWTVSEARLVRVLCGHRAVLRALAFAPCGQYLASAGDDKKIKVWDLAACTCIHEYRGHHGKVTSLDWSAIGKPSLTNRVVSDTSDMTSVENSLLCSTGMDGVVKIVWDTHSKNKQVSSQDVQVATYNTKCSYLVDVQVHPDWVVAIGTKR